The genomic region CGGTTCCTTCCTCGCGTAGAATGTGATACTCCTCTTCATCGAGAACTTCACGCCACTCTTCATCGCTTTCTGGCACGCTTTCGGCGGTACGATTTTCAGACATACTATTTGTACATAGCTTGAGATGCTTGACATTGACGTTGATGCAACTCAGCGATGATATCAGTTGACCTCGCTCTGTACCCAGTTAGCGAATGAGTCAATAATATCAGCCTCATCAAACCGCTCAATACAGGGCACATCATTTGTGTGCTTTTCAGCGAGCTGTTTTTCCAATTCTGGATACCGTTCTGCGGTTGTTTTGGCGAATAAAATGGCCTCTTTATTATCTTCATGCATTTCACCCTCCCATCGATACGTGGAGTTGCAATTCATGATGTTAACACATGCAGCTAATCGCTCCTCAACAAGAAATTCGGCTAGCTCACTTGCAGCGTCTCTCGGAGCTGTAATATACACGGTCGACATTATTTAATTCAAGATTTCGATTTCGGTTTAATTAAAATTTGGTGGACATAAACCTGTCTCACCATACCGAGATTCTATTTCAAAAATCACAATGAGTCAGCAAAATGTAACATTCAATTTGATCAGACACCTATCTCGCGTGGATTAAATACGTCACTTAGCAGTTACGCTAATACCGTCACTTCTCTTGATGATATTTTTTCACTGCTGCTCGGTATCGCGTTAGAGAAACCCGTTACTCAACGGATCGTTACTCATATCACGCTGGATGGAGACCCAATGTGTCACGCCTGCATCTTCGGTTGGTTTGAGTGCTTCAACCGACCACCGAACTTTGTATGCTTCACCATCTTTTCGATAATTCGTTGTTTCCCCAATAAAGTGCCCATCTTCAGCGAGACTTTGTGTCAGTTTATCAATCACATATTCACTGGTTTCCTCACCCTGCAACATCTTTGGAGTCTCTCCGAGAGCCTCTTCTTTTGAATATCCAGTCATTTCTTCGAAATATTTGTTTACAAATAGAATTTCTTCTTCTGGTTTTTCGTGTGCAGGACCAGCTGTGATCATAATACACTCTGGATAATGATCAAGAATCCACCCGAACGTTCCATCATCACTTATTTCTGAGACTATTTTTTCGTAATCCATTATCGCGATAATATCAACGTACTACGTTCTTATAATATACTGGATAGACATATGCCGATGCTTCTTTGCGATTGTTACAATCCTAAGACGAGTGTGTCACTCGATAGTTCCGCATTATCATTTACACTTATTATATATTGAGATTATTATAACATGGCTGAATAATTCATTTTATTTCTATACAGTCGATCCAACAGAGTAATTAGATGCTTATATATACATAAACAAAATAATTGATACTAAAATTGGAAATTATACATTTACTTGAGCGAATACATTAATAGAGTGCCTGCCTATTCAGTATAAATATCTCAATTCTATGCTTGATATTTATAATAAATCTATACCAAATTAAAGTAGCATCATTTAATTTTTCCAGAGCAACGATTTGCTAGCGTGTCCGATTGAACGATACAAGGTCATAGCATCGCAACCTGATGAAAAGACGACTCATGTATTTGCAGACCACACAGGAAGTTCGATATGGGTGGCGTACTCATTGTTGTGATGGATAGTGTTCTCAGCAACCCGTGGATTCGTGTCACCGTACAATTTGCCGCCAGTATTCTGATTCACATCAAAACGCGGCCAATTTGACGAAGAGATATCAAGTCGGATTCGATGGTCCTGTTTGAATCGATTGGCAGTATCATATGGCTCCATATAAAATTCATAGACAACACCGGGTTCAAGTAGATCCGGCTCCTGACGATATCCACGATATCGACCTCGGCAGATTGAATCTGATATATTGAGCGCATATCCATCAGGGTGTGTTTTACTTGCTGGATATTCGTCAATAAGTTTCGCGGTGAAGTCGGTGTCTTGACCGTCAGTCTCTCCATAGATGCGGACACGAATTGGTCCAGCGATATCCACTGGCTGCTCAAGCGGCGGTGTTCGGAACGTAAGCACATCGTCACGGTCGGCGAGTGGACCATACGGTGGAGTGGCACCGAAGGTATCCTGATCTGTCCGTTGATCATATCCTCCGCGACCTGCGAAATCAATAATATTCCGGTCACCAAGAGGGTGTGCTCGGACAGACTCATCTCGAGGCTCATACGTGAGATATGAAGACGTATTCCCGCCAATCGTCGGCACAGGGTCTGTGGGATCAAAATTGAAAGTTGTTGTAGACACATCGGCTTTTGGCTTCATACTTGACAGCGTCCCATCATTATGGATATAATATCGAGTCATCTCAGTCCCCTCAGGAGGCCAAGTATCAGCATCCCGCCACTCACCGCCGTGGAAAAGTAAGCCATCATCGGTGCGGTGACCATCGCCGGTTCCCATAAGAAAGTATTCGACACGCGGTTGTGTTTTCCATCCATCTCCGCCCTGAAGATACTGATCGAAGAAACGTAGTCGCGTTTCACGGTATTTACGAGCAGCCGCGTCACCAAACGCAAGATCTCCAGCCGTCGGATGCTCCCATGATAACGGTGGAAACAACAGAGCATCACTATGATCGTGTCCCCCCGGCAGTCGTGCTAAATGCGTCCATGGTCCCATAAGGAGATAATGATCGGCATCCTTTCGATTCCCTAATTCAACGAAATTATCACAGGTTGCGCCAGTGTATGAGTCATACCATCCACCAGCATATACTGTCGGGACATCTGCTGAGTTATCATAGTGACGCTCGAAATTGAGACCAGGATTCTTCCAGAGATCGGTACTCGTATTTCCAGTCTCCATGATATCGAAAGTCCACTGCTCATAGCCTGGAAGTGTCGCAAGCGGAGACTCACCACGTTTAATTGGACTGTCAGCGAGGATCTCCCTGACGTCTACATCTGCGAACTGCTGTTGTATGTCAGGGTCGGCAAGCGATTCATGAGCGAATCCACCCCCTAGTGTGAGTGCCCAACAAAGCCATCGCAACTCAAATGCCCCGTTATGACGAAATGTTTTCTTTCGTCCATTTGCTGCACCCATGTTCACGAACATGCCTGCAAGATTATTTGGATCTTGTGTGGCAAGTGCACTCTGAACCCACGCTCCATATGATGTTCCAAGTGTCGCTACCTGACCGTCGCAGTACTCACGTTTGGAGAGCCAATCAACAGTATCAGCCCCATCCTTAGCCTCGTTAGCATGAATGTAGAATTCACCGTCGCTATCAAATCGACCTCGGACATCTTGAATAGCGACCACATACCCACGGGAAGCGTACCACTCACCATGGCGAAGACGACCACCGGTACGGTCATATGGTGTTCGATCAAGTAATACTGGTCTTGACTCATCTACTGGTTCGCCAGTTTGGGGATCTGCAGGTCGATAGATATCTGTTGCCAGTTCTATCCCATCCCTCGTCTCAATACGGACATTCAATTCTGCATGTACATCATATGTCGACTGTGAAGCCATGTGCTGAGGAAGTAGTATAACCGGCAAATAAGTTACGCAATTGAATATAGCATCAAACAAGCAATGAGTATTTTCTGTCTCATGTGTGATGTATCGACGAATCTACAGATAAGCAAGGCGAGTGTCTCGGGGCTTGACCTCGAGGCGGGTCACTAGATGCTATCAATCTGAATACACAGATCTATTATACTAATATGATCGCACGCGGATTAGCCGGCATAGTCAATATTTATTCAAGCTTCAGAGTAAACTCCGTTTTCAGGGAAGCCGTCTCTGACGGCTGTGTAAGCGGGGCAGTTCACTCAATTAATACTTTGATACTTCTATATCTGGATGATCATCGGATGTAATAAGTATATGAATTAATAAGTGTATATCAGTATTCGCTTTTATTTGAGAACACATTTTGCCACCAGACTTTTATCCTTCTTTACTAATCTCTTGATATCGGGAGTCCACGAGTGTGTGTAACTATCACATAAATTTGTTCCGATAAGATCATGTCTGAAGAAAATACAAGTAACAATGTCGAAACGGACGGCGGAATGGTAACATATGGTATCGAAGATAAACCACCCCTTATACAGTCGATCTTGCTTGGGACGCAACACTGGCTGACAATGGTTGGTTCAACAATTGCTATCCCGCTCGTTTTAGCTGGTGCGCTTGGATTTAATGCGTCACAGACTGCACAACTTGTCGGGACATTTTTCGTTGTTTCTGGTATTGCAACGCTCGCACAGACCACCATCGGTAATAAATATCCAATCGTTCAGGGTGGAACATTCTCAATGCTTGGTCCTGCTTTGGCAATTATTGGGGTCCTTGCTTCCAGCAATGCAGCACCAACAGTAATGATGCGAGAACTCCAAGGTGCTATTATTGTCGCTGGCGCACTGGAAGTTCTTATCGGCTATCTTGGTATTTTTGGTCGACTTAAACGATATATTGGACCATCTGTCATTGCAGTGGTCATTGCACTGATCGGATTAGCGCTCATCGGCGTTCCCCAAATTACGAGCGCTTCACAAAATTGGTATCTAGCTGGATTAACACTCACACTTATTGTGCTGTTCTCACAGTATATTGACAATTACTCTTGGGTATTCAATCTCTTCCCAGTGTTACTCGGACTTGGGCTTGCATATTTGATTGCGGTTGCGCTCTCTGTTGCAGGAGTTATGAATATCGTAAGTTTCGGCTCAATTGCTAGTGCACCACCAGTACGTGCAATTACACCGTTCCAGTGGGGAACGCCACTGTTTACCACCTCATTTGCGGCAGGAATGATTGCAGGGATGCTTGCATCGGCAATTGAGAGCTTTGGAGATTATCATTCTGTTGCTCGGATGGCTGGTGAGGGTGCACCCAACTCTCGACGAGTTAATCATGGTCTCGGCATGGAAGGGTTAGGAAATGTTTTCGCGGGAATCATGGGAACAGGGAATGGTTCTACATCATATACCGAGAATGTCGGTGCGATTGGTATCACTGGTGTTGCCTCCCGATATGTCGTTCAGATAGGTGCTGTTGTGATGATTTTAGTTGGATATGTCGGATACTTTGGTGCTTTCGTCACCACTATTCCAAGTGCTATTGTTGGTGGGCTCTTTTTGGCGATGTTTGCACAAATTGTTGGTGTTGGACTTTCGCAACTCCAACACGTCGATATGAACCAGAATCGAAATGTATTCGTCGTTGGTTTCGGACTATTTGCTGGTCTTTCGATTCCACGGTATATGAGTGGATTAGAGTCTGGCGCGCTAGAAGCCGGTCTGTCAAGTGTTCCGGTATTTGGGGCAGTGCTTGGAATCCCGGAAGTTGCACAGACATTGAGTATCATTCTTGGAACCCAAATTGCAGTCGGTGGTATCGCGGCGTTTATTCTCGACAATACCATTCCTGGTACTGACGAAGAACGTGGTCTCACCGCTTGGGGGGAAATCACTGAGGATGAGGATGCATTCCAGCCATCATATGAGCGTGTGCTCTCAAGGGGCGAGACATCAGATCAAGAAATTGCTGATGACTGAGTAATACTCACATTACTTATTCAGAATCAATAATAAGTGTATATGTTGTGAGTAACGATTGTGAACAACATCACTCACTCAGAAGAGACGGAACACGATCAAGATAACATACCATTTGATGACAGCATAATTGCGGAGATGCCCTTACGTTCTTCTGGGTGGGTTGGATACTCCGATGATGCTATTGTTATTAACGACGATGAATGTAAGAAAATACATACAGAGGATGTCGCTGAGATTGGGCTCCGAACACTTCAGTGGGATATAGCAGTAATGAGCATTCTGCTTGTAGGTGTTGGAGGGTACATCGTGTTGACACGCAATCCATTCATTGGGCTTTGTTTCGCTTTGGTTGGTCTTGGAAGTCTTTATCGAACCTATACGCATCGACAAGCATTGGTTATTCAAATTAGAAACCACCAGAAGCCAGTGATAATTCATCCGACAAACCCAGAGACATGTCATGACAAATTGGCTGAAACAGCCGAATTAAATCAAGTCCGATAGTCTCGGTCGCACGGTAGTATTAAGTTATTCGGACCGAATCGAGATATGGACAATGACGATTGCAGATTTGAATGTTGTTAACGCGAAAGTAGTAACACCGACAAAAACATTTGTTGGTGGAATTGCTGCCAAAGATGGATCAATTATCTCGGTTGATTCCCTTCCAAACCTCCCTGAAGCCGAACAAACAATCGACGCAAATGGGAATTATCTTATCCCCGGGTTTATTGACCCACATGTTCATTGGGGACTTTCACGATATGAGTACGACTATCATGAGGGGCTTAAACACGACTTTGAGACCGAAACAAGAGGTGCAGTTCACGGTGGTGTGACAACTGTTGTTAATTTCTTACTGCAGCCAGAACCGTATGTGCCCGATATGGACTTTTTCATCAAAGCTGGTGAAGAGAACTCATATATAGACTTTGCATATCATGCAATTATTCATAAAGAGCCACACTTCGCGGAAGTGGAGGCACTCGCAGAAAACGGAATTCGGTCATTCAAGATCTTTTATAATTGGTATAAACATGCATCACCAGAGCTTGGAATTGAGCATTCTGATTCAGGGCGAGTATACCGTCTTCTTGATACAGTTTCAGATATTGAGGGTGGG from Haloquadratum walsbyi C23 harbors:
- the cutA gene encoding divalent-cation tolerance protein CutA; amino-acid sequence: MSTVYITAPRDAASELAEFLVEERLAACVNIMNCNSTYRWEGEMHEDNKEAILFAKTTAERYPELEKQLAEKHTNDVPCIERFDEADIIDSFANWVQSEVN
- a CDS encoding PAS domain-containing protein: MDYEKIVSEISDDGTFGWILDHYPECIMITAGPAHEKPEEEILFVNKYFEEMTGYSKEEALGETPKMLQGEETSEYVIDKLTQSLAEDGHFIGETTNYRKDGEAYKVRWSVEALKPTEDAGVTHWVSIQRDMSNDPLSNGFL
- a CDS encoding CocE/NonD family hydrolase; its protein translation is MASQSTYDVHAELNVRIETRDGIELATDIYRPADPQTGEPVDESRPVLLDRTPYDRTGGRLRHGEWYASRGYVVAIQDVRGRFDSDGEFYIHANEAKDGADTVDWLSKREYCDGQVATLGTSYGAWVQSALATQDPNNLAGMFVNMGAANGRKKTFRHNGAFELRWLCWALTLGGGFAHESLADPDIQQQFADVDVREILADSPIKRGESPLATLPGYEQWTFDIMETGNTSTDLWKNPGLNFERHYDNSADVPTVYAGGWYDSYTGATCDNFVELGNRKDADHYLLMGPWTHLARLPGGHDHSDALLFPPLSWEHPTAGDLAFGDAAARKYRETRLRFFDQYLQGGDGWKTQPRVEYFLMGTGDGHRTDDGLLFHGGEWRDADTWPPEGTEMTRYYIHNDGTLSSMKPKADVSTTTFNFDPTDPVPTIGGNTSSYLTYEPRDESVRAHPLGDRNIIDFAGRGGYDQRTDQDTFGATPPYGPLADRDDVLTFRTPPLEQPVDIAGPIRVRIYGETDGQDTDFTAKLIDEYPASKTHPDGYALNISDSICRGRYRGYRQEPDLLEPGVVYEFYMEPYDTANRFKQDHRIRLDISSSNWPRFDVNQNTGGKLYGDTNPRVAENTIHHNNEYATHIELPVWSANT
- a CDS encoding uracil-xanthine permease family protein, which encodes MSEENTSNNVETDGGMVTYGIEDKPPLIQSILLGTQHWLTMVGSTIAIPLVLAGALGFNASQTAQLVGTFFVVSGIATLAQTTIGNKYPIVQGGTFSMLGPALAIIGVLASSNAAPTVMMRELQGAIIVAGALEVLIGYLGIFGRLKRYIGPSVIAVVIALIGLALIGVPQITSASQNWYLAGLTLTLIVLFSQYIDNYSWVFNLFPVLLGLGLAYLIAVALSVAGVMNIVSFGSIASAPPVRAITPFQWGTPLFTTSFAAGMIAGMLASAIESFGDYHSVARMAGEGAPNSRRVNHGLGMEGLGNVFAGIMGTGNGSTSYTENVGAIGITGVASRYVVQIGAVVMILVGYVGYFGAFVTTIPSAIVGGLFLAMFAQIVGVGLSQLQHVDMNQNRNVFVVGFGLFAGLSIPRYMSGLESGALEAGLSSVPVFGAVLGIPEVAQTLSIILGTQIAVGGIAAFILDNTIPGTDEERGLTAWGEITEDEDAFQPSYERVLSRGETSDQEIADD